A stretch of Ranitomeya variabilis isolate aRanVar5 chromosome 3, aRanVar5.hap1, whole genome shotgun sequence DNA encodes these proteins:
- the PIGV gene encoding GPI alpha-1,6-mannosyltransferase 2 isoform X3 produces the protein MGWPWGKGRHWWSHDPFFLEVLRFSLWCRGLTFLMQVGFNLLLPDHNADAFSPPRLGASSLGDRVVELFCAGLGRWDAEHFLFIAEHGYVYEHNMAFFPLLPVIIGGLARGPLLPLAGLLRLRSRLLISSAFLNCVCSTLAAASLYLLGCVTLQSRHSAFLAALLFCMSPVSIFMTTTYSESLYALATFTGLWQLHKARTFCAAAFFSLATAARSNGLVNAGFLIHSAVKAVVQRKGNCRQLMKTGYGIILVILPFTLFQGFCYVKSCLESDGNDQIPQALVMLAMEKGYRVHKKSIPAWCSFSFPLAYSHIQSEYWDVGLFRYFKLQQLPNFLLALPVLILSVSTILEYTSSNPELCRTLGLCKVQGKPANGFYGPQVFVYVAHLAALTGFGFLCMHVQVLTRLLFSSCPVLYWSCSYVLHKNEPWIWGIKKSKTASNPVLQLFLGWTSLQGRTQIILGYFLGYWVIGTALHVNFLPWT, from the exons GGGCCTCACCTTTCTAATGCAG GTTGGGTTCAATCTCCTGCTGCCCGATCACAACGCTGATGCCTTTTCTCCACCAAGACTCGGAGCGAGTTCCCTGGGTGACCGTGTAGTGGAACTGTTTTGTGCTGGCTTAGGACGATGGGATGCAGAACACTTCCTGTTTATAGCGGAGCATGGCTATGTGTATGAACAcaatatggctttcttcccgctcctTCCAGTAATTATCGGAGGCCTAGCACGAGGACCACTTCTGCCACTAGCGGGTCTGTTAAGACTGCGTAGCCGGTTGCTGATTTCTTCTGCCTTTCTAAACTGTGTATGTTCTACACTGGCAGCAGCGTCGTTGTACCTACTTGGATGTGTGACATTGCAGTCCCGCCATTCAGCGTTCCTTGCTGCACTTCTGTTTTGTATGAGCCCAGTTTCCATCTTTATGACTACTACCTACTCTGAAAGTCTCTATGCACTGGCGACATTTACTGGGCTGTGGCAACTGCACAAGGCAAGGACTTTCTGTGCCGCTGCCTTTTTCTCTCTTGCCACTGCTGCTCGCTCCAACGGACTAGTTAATGCAGGCTTCTTGATACACTCCGCAGTAAAGGCCGTGGTACAGAGGAAAGGGAATTGCAGGCAGTTGATGAAGACAGGATATGGCATTATTTTAGTTATTTTACCTTTTACGCTCTTCCAAGGTTTTTGTTATGTCAAATCTTGCCTTGAATCTGATGGAAATGACCAAATACCTCAAGCTCTAGTAATGCTAGCGATGGAAAAGGGATACCGTGTGCACAAGAAATCCATTCCTGCCTGGTGCTCATTTAGTTTTCCGCTAGCGTATTCACATATACAAAGTGAATATTGGGATGTTGGACTGTTTCGATACTTCAAGCTCCAGCAGCTGCCCAACTTCCTGCTGGCTCTACCTGTACTAATTCTGAGTGTGTCTACCATATTGGAATATACCTCGTCCAATCCAGAGCTATGCAGAACACTGGGCCTGTGCAAAGTGCAGGGTAAACCTGCAAATGGATTCTATGGACCTCAAGTGTTCGTCTATGTGGCACATCTTGCAGCATTAACGGGGTTTGGCTTCCTGTGTATGCATGTGCAG GTGCTAACGAGGCTCCTCTTTTCATCTTGCCCTGTGCTCTATTGGTCCTGTTCATATGTGCTGCACAAGAATGAACCATGGATTTGGGGTATCAAGAAAAGTAAAACTGCCTCCAATCCAGTCCTTCAATTATTTTTGGGATGGACTTCACTTCAAGGAAGGACACAAATTATTCTTGGTTATTTCTTAGGGTACTGGGTGATTGGAACTGCCTTACATGTGAACTTCCTTCCTTGGACATAA
- the PIGV gene encoding GPI alpha-1,6-mannosyltransferase 2 isoform X2: MCLIAGPVMGWPWGKGRHWWSHDPFFLEVLRFSLWCRGLTFLMQVGFNLLLPDHNADAFSPPRLGASSLGDRVVELFCAGLGRWDAEHFLFIAEHGYVYEHNMAFFPLLPVIIGGLARGPLLPLAGLLRLRSRLLISSAFLNCVCSTLAAASLYLLGCVTLQSRHSAFLAALLFCMSPVSIFMTTTYSESLYALATFTGLWQLHKARTFCAAAFFSLATAARSNGLVNAGFLIHSAVKAVVQRKGNCRQLMKTGYGIILVILPFTLFQGFCYVKSCLESDGNDQIPQALVMLAMEKGYRVHKKSIPAWCSFSFPLAYSHIQSEYWDVGLFRYFKLQQLPNFLLALPVLILSVSTILEYTSSNPELCRTLGLCKVQGKPANGFYGPQVFVYVAHLAALTGFGFLCMHVQVLTRLLFSSCPVLYWSCSYVLHKNEPWIWGIKKSKTASNPVLQLFLGWTSLQGRTQIILGYFLGYWVIGTALHVNFLPWT, from the exons GGGCCTCACCTTTCTAATGCAG GTTGGGTTCAATCTCCTGCTGCCCGATCACAACGCTGATGCCTTTTCTCCACCAAGACTCGGAGCGAGTTCCCTGGGTGACCGTGTAGTGGAACTGTTTTGTGCTGGCTTAGGACGATGGGATGCAGAACACTTCCTGTTTATAGCGGAGCATGGCTATGTGTATGAACAcaatatggctttcttcccgctcctTCCAGTAATTATCGGAGGCCTAGCACGAGGACCACTTCTGCCACTAGCGGGTCTGTTAAGACTGCGTAGCCGGTTGCTGATTTCTTCTGCCTTTCTAAACTGTGTATGTTCTACACTGGCAGCAGCGTCGTTGTACCTACTTGGATGTGTGACATTGCAGTCCCGCCATTCAGCGTTCCTTGCTGCACTTCTGTTTTGTATGAGCCCAGTTTCCATCTTTATGACTACTACCTACTCTGAAAGTCTCTATGCACTGGCGACATTTACTGGGCTGTGGCAACTGCACAAGGCAAGGACTTTCTGTGCCGCTGCCTTTTTCTCTCTTGCCACTGCTGCTCGCTCCAACGGACTAGTTAATGCAGGCTTCTTGATACACTCCGCAGTAAAGGCCGTGGTACAGAGGAAAGGGAATTGCAGGCAGTTGATGAAGACAGGATATGGCATTATTTTAGTTATTTTACCTTTTACGCTCTTCCAAGGTTTTTGTTATGTCAAATCTTGCCTTGAATCTGATGGAAATGACCAAATACCTCAAGCTCTAGTAATGCTAGCGATGGAAAAGGGATACCGTGTGCACAAGAAATCCATTCCTGCCTGGTGCTCATTTAGTTTTCCGCTAGCGTATTCACATATACAAAGTGAATATTGGGATGTTGGACTGTTTCGATACTTCAAGCTCCAGCAGCTGCCCAACTTCCTGCTGGCTCTACCTGTACTAATTCTGAGTGTGTCTACCATATTGGAATATACCTCGTCCAATCCAGAGCTATGCAGAACACTGGGCCTGTGCAAAGTGCAGGGTAAACCTGCAAATGGATTCTATGGACCTCAAGTGTTCGTCTATGTGGCACATCTTGCAGCATTAACGGGGTTTGGCTTCCTGTGTATGCATGTGCAG GTGCTAACGAGGCTCCTCTTTTCATCTTGCCCTGTGCTCTATTGGTCCTGTTCATATGTGCTGCACAAGAATGAACCATGGATTTGGGGTATCAAGAAAAGTAAAACTGCCTCCAATCCAGTCCTTCAATTATTTTTGGGATGGACTTCACTTCAAGGAAGGACACAAATTATTCTTGGTTATTTCTTAGGGTACTGGGTGATTGGAACTGCCTTACATGTGAACTTCCTTCCTTGGACATAA